One Nicotiana tomentosiformis chromosome 4, ASM39032v3, whole genome shotgun sequence genomic window carries:
- the LOC104111946 gene encoding ornithine decarboxylase 1A, chloroplastic codes for MAGQTIIVSGLNPAAILQSTIGGGASPTAAAAENGTRKVIPLSRDALQDFMLSIITQKLQDEKQPFYVLDLGEVVSLMDQWKSALPNIRPFYAVKCNPEPSFLSILSAMGSNFDCASRAEIEYVLSLGISPDRIVFANPCKPESDIIFAAKVGVNLTTYDSEDEVYKIRKHHPKSELLLRIKPMFDGNARCPMGPKYGALPEEVEPLLRAAQAARLTVSGVSFHIGSGDADSNAYLGAIAAAKEVFETAAKLGMSKMTVLDVGGGFTSGHQFTTAAVAVRSALKQHFDDQPELTIIAEPGRFFAETAFTLATTIIGKRVRGELREYWINDGLYGSMNCVLYDHATVNATPLAVLSNRTNVTCGGSKTFPTTVFGPTCDALDTVLRDYQLPELQVNDWLVFPNMGAYTKAAGSNFNGFNTSAIVTHLAYAYPS; via the coding sequence ATGGCCGGCCAAACAATAATCGTTTCCGGGTTGAACCCGGCGGCCATTCTTCAGTCCACAATAGGCGGCGGAGCTTCACCTACAGCGGCGGCGGCGGAAAACGGTACCAGAAAAGTCATCCCTCTCTCAAGAGATGCCCTCCAAGATTTCATGTTATCAATCATAACCCAAAAATTACAAGATGAGAAACAACCTTTTTACGTGTTAGATTTGGGTGAAGTTGTTTCTCTTATGGACCAATGGAAATCTGCTCTCCCAAATATCCGTCCATTTTACGCTGTTAAATGTAACCCTGAACCGTCGTTCCTTTCAATTTTATCTGCTATGGGCTCAAATTTTGATTGTGCTAGCCGAGCTGAAATTGAGTACGTTTTGTCCCTTGGCATTTCACCTGACCGTATTGTTTTTGCAAATCCATGCAAACCGGAATCCGATATTATTTTTGCAGCAAAAGTTGGGGTGAATTTAACAACGTACGATTCAGAAGACGAGGTTTACAAGATCCGAAAGCATCACCCGAAATCCGAACTCTTGCTCCGAATCAAGCCCATGTTCGACGGCAACGCGAGGTGCCCAATGGGTCCAAAATACGGCGCGCTTCCAGAAGAAGTCGAGCCGCTGCTCCGGGCAGCTCAGGCCGCCCGGCTCACCGTCTCCGGTGTCTCCTTCCACATCGGCAGCGGAGATGCCGATTCAAACGCTTATCTCGGCGCCATAGCCGCGGCTAAGGAAGTGTTTGAAACAGCTGCTAAACTCGGTATGTCGAAAATGACTGTTCTAGACGTCGGCGGCGGGTTTACATCCGGCCACCAGTTCACAACCGCCGCCGTCGCTGTTAGATCAGCTTTAAAACAACACTTCGATGATCAACCGGAGTTGACAATCATAGCTGAACCGGGCCGGTTTTTTGCGGAGACTGCGTTTACTTTAGCGACGACGATTATAGGGAAAAGAGTGAGGGGAGAATTGAGGGAGTATTGGATTAACGACGGGTTGTACGGTTCGATGAACTGTGTACTTTACGACCATGCGACGGTGAATGCAACGCCGTTAGCTGTTTTGTCGAATCGTACTAACGTTACCTGCGGCGGGTCGAAAACGTTTCCGACGACTGTGTTTGGGCCCACTTGTGATGCTCTTGATACTGTTTTAAGGGATTACCAGTTACCGGAGCTGCAGGTTAATGATTGGCTAGTTTTTCCTAATATGGGTGCTTATACTAAAGCTGCTGGGTCCAATTTTAATGGATTTAATACGTCCGCCATTGTTACTCACCTCGCTTATGCTTATCCAAGCTGA